Proteins from a genomic interval of Ndongobacter massiliensis:
- a CDS encoding exodeoxyribonuclease III has product MLKFISWNVNGLRAAVRKGFLSALEKWDADFICLQEIKLSEGQLTLDLPAYRQYYNYAERKGYSGTAIFSKHEPLSVCYDMGIAEHDTEGRIICLEMETFYLVNVYTPNSKRGLERLDYRQVWEDDFLAYLKKLEETKPVIVCGDLNVAHKEIDLANPATNRKNAGFTDEERAKFNQLLDAGFIDTYRHFYPDKTEVYSWWSYFAKSRERNIGWRIDYFLTSEVLEDRLVDAKIHMETMGSDHCPVELLLK; this is encoded by the coding sequence ATGCTGAAATTTATATCGTGGAATGTGAACGGCTTGCGTGCGGCAGTACGCAAGGGATTTTTATCCGCCTTGGAAAAATGGGACGCCGATTTTATTTGTTTGCAGGAAATTAAACTGTCGGAAGGGCAATTGACTTTGGATTTACCCGCCTACCGTCAATATTATAATTACGCTGAGCGCAAAGGGTACTCCGGCACCGCAATCTTTTCCAAACACGAGCCCCTATCCGTCTGCTATGACATGGGCATTGCCGAACATGACACCGAGGGGCGTATCATCTGCCTCGAAATGGAAACCTTCTACTTGGTAAATGTCTACACGCCGAACTCCAAGCGCGGATTGGAGCGTCTGGATTATCGTCAAGTTTGGGAAGATGATTTTCTTGCCTATTTGAAAAAATTGGAAGAAACAAAACCAGTGATCGTCTGCGGCGATCTCAACGTGGCACACAAGGAGATTGATCTTGCGAATCCCGCTACCAATCGCAAAAACGCCGGCTTTACGGATGAAGAACGTGCTAAATTCAACCAGCTTTTGGATGCCGGATTTATAGACACGTACCGGCACTTTTATCCGGACAAAACCGAGGTCTATTCTTGGTGGTCGTATTTTGCAAAATCGCGGGAACGAAATATCGGTTGGCGCATTGATTATTTTCTGACCTCGGAAGTGCTGGAAGATCGTTTGGTCGATGCAAAGATTCATATGGAAACAATGGGCTCGGATCATTGCCCGGTCGAATTGTTATTAAAGTAA
- the rpsF gene encoding 30S ribosomal protein S6, whose translation MNQYEMTVVFKPQMEEEERQAILSRLTDAISTDGNVGEIEDWGAKKLAYEINYIKEGYYYLINYEAAPHVVAEVERRARISDRIIRYLTVKKEA comes from the coding sequence GTGAATCAGTATGAAATGACAGTTGTGTTTAAGCCGCAGATGGAAGAGGAAGAGCGCCAGGCGATTCTTTCCCGTTTGACGGATGCAATCAGCACCGACGGCAATGTAGGAGAAATCGAAGATTGGGGCGCCAAGAAACTTGCCTATGAAATCAACTACATCAAAGAAGGATACTACTATCTGATTAACTACGAAGCGGCGCCGCACGTGGTGGCCGAAGTTGAACGTAGAGCGAGAATCAGCGACCGCATCATTCGTTACCTGACCGTCAAAAAGGAAGCGTAA